In Nitrospira sp., one DNA window encodes the following:
- a CDS encoding flagellar basal body L-ring protein FlgH yields MSRGFGILFVGLTLCLVTGCSTSPAAKPAKTDVAKLPPPKTTGSLWQEENGRAYLYEDLRAMRAGDIITILISEKHKGSKSADTSAEKDSTISNGFGGTGMGYLGLPGIRLGGEAKRGFGIDASAKNKFGGKGATNREDTLTGTISATVTEVLPNGDLRIEGRREVTVNSERQIMTIGGIVRRVDVNTKNTVQSSAIADAKIEYSGLGVVDDVQRPGWFVRVLDWVYPF; encoded by the coding sequence ATGTCACGCGGATTTGGAATCCTGTTCGTCGGTCTGACGCTCTGCCTGGTCACCGGTTGTTCCACCTCACCGGCCGCCAAACCGGCGAAGACGGACGTGGCGAAACTGCCGCCGCCGAAAACCACGGGATCACTCTGGCAGGAAGAAAACGGCCGGGCCTACCTGTACGAAGATCTTCGAGCCATGCGGGCTGGCGACATCATCACGATTCTGATTTCCGAAAAGCACAAGGGGTCCAAGAGCGCCGACACGAGCGCAGAAAAGGACTCCACGATTTCTAATGGATTCGGCGGGACCGGCATGGGCTATCTCGGGCTGCCGGGAATCCGGTTGGGCGGGGAGGCGAAGCGTGGGTTCGGTATCGATGCCAGCGCAAAAAATAAATTCGGCGGAAAAGGTGCGACCAATCGAGAAGACACCTTGACCGGAACCATTTCGGCCACCGTGACCGAGGTGCTGCCGAACGGTGATTTGCGCATCGAAGGGCGGCGCGAAGTCACGGTGAACTCCGAACGACAGATCATGACGATCGGCGGCATCGTCCGCCGAGTGGATGTGAATACGAAGAATACCGTGCAATCCAGCGCGATCGCCGATGCCAAAATCGAATACAGCGGGCTGGGGGTTGTGGACGACGTCCAACGGCCGGGCTGGTTCGTGAGAGTGCTGGACTGGGTCTATCCATTCTGA
- the flgA gene encoding flagellar basal body P-ring formation protein FlgA codes for MNRVGLISVVILSLVASAVPPALAGEHTPIRPLFRVHEALAHSAQGLPQARGKRLIYPEQIRGVIHDFVKRELAGRAADCQVTLGEPQQPVTVPSGTIDLQVSGGRTDEPLGRRVFQIHLAVNGRFIKTIEATADVAALVDVVMPVRAIKADEEISAEDVATERIVLFDLKQSFVTNPADVIGKAAIRPLPPQNAIRLAAVRRPFAVHKGDRVTIEARQGGLSIQTVGVTKSHGELGQTITVSNVDSGKDLRATVVAPGVVRVSF; via the coding sequence GTGAATCGAGTCGGCCTCATCAGTGTGGTGATACTCAGCCTGGTCGCGAGCGCCGTGCCGCCAGCCTTGGCGGGAGAGCACACTCCGATCCGGCCGTTGTTCCGCGTGCACGAGGCACTTGCGCACAGTGCGCAGGGTCTGCCGCAGGCACGCGGCAAGCGGCTGATCTATCCCGAACAGATTCGTGGCGTCATCCACGACTTCGTGAAGCGGGAACTTGCCGGGCGCGCCGCCGATTGCCAGGTGACGCTCGGCGAGCCGCAACAGCCGGTGACGGTGCCCTCAGGAACCATCGACTTGCAGGTCAGCGGCGGCCGAACCGACGAACCGCTTGGGCGCCGTGTGTTTCAGATTCATCTGGCTGTCAACGGCCGCTTCATCAAGACAATCGAGGCCACCGCCGATGTGGCGGCCTTGGTCGATGTGGTGATGCCGGTCCGCGCCATCAAGGCCGACGAAGAAATTTCAGCCGAAGATGTCGCCACTGAGCGAATTGTGCTGTTCGATCTAAAACAATCGTTTGTGACGAATCCCGCCGACGTCATCGGGAAAGCCGCTATCCGGCCGTTGCCGCCGCAGAATGCGATTCGATTGGCGGCGGTCCGACGTCCCTTCGCCGTGCATAAAGGCGATCGGGTCACGATTGAAGCGCGGCAGGGCGGGCTTTCCATTCAAACGGTCGGCGTCACCAAGTCGCACGGGGAGTTGGGCCAAACGATCACCGTCTCGAATGTCGATTCTGGAAAAGATTTGCGGGCGACCGTTGTCGCTCCGGGGGTGGTACGTGTCAGCTTCTAA
- the flgG gene encoding flagellar basal-body rod protein FlgG, protein MIRAMWTAATGMTAQQLNVDTIANNLANVNTNAFKRSRAEFGDLLYQIQRLPGTNASNVGVFPVGVQVGGGVRPITVAKEWMQGNMRQTSNDLDLAIDGAGFFQVARPDGTIMYTRNGSFKRDNVGNLVTGDGDQLTPVITIPSGALKIDIGQDGTVSVLLPGVTQASQVGQIQLVRFDNPSGLVAMGGNLFLDSFASGPAQQGTGGFSTGFGTLQQGFLESSNVNLAEEMVNMIIAQRSYEINSKTIQASDEMMQIANNLRR, encoded by the coding sequence ATGATTCGCGCAATGTGGACAGCGGCGACGGGCATGACGGCTCAACAACTGAACGTCGATACCATCGCCAACAACCTTGCGAACGTGAACACGAACGCGTTCAAGCGCAGCCGGGCCGAATTCGGCGACCTGCTGTATCAGATCCAGCGGTTGCCCGGTACCAATGCGTCGAACGTCGGCGTATTTCCCGTCGGCGTGCAGGTCGGCGGAGGTGTTCGCCCCATCACGGTTGCCAAGGAATGGATGCAGGGCAACATGCGCCAAACCAGCAACGATCTCGATCTGGCCATCGACGGAGCCGGCTTCTTCCAAGTCGCCAGGCCGGACGGCACGATCATGTATACCCGCAACGGATCGTTCAAGCGCGACAACGTGGGCAACCTGGTGACCGGCGACGGCGACCAGCTCACACCCGTCATCACGATTCCGTCCGGCGCCTTGAAGATCGACATCGGCCAGGACGGGACCGTCTCCGTGCTGCTGCCCGGCGTGACCCAGGCTTCGCAGGTCGGCCAGATCCAATTGGTACGGTTTGACAATCCTTCCGGTCTGGTGGCGATGGGCGGCAACCTGTTCCTGGATAGCTTTGCTTCAGGCCCGGCGCAGCAGGGGACGGGTGGATTTTCCACCGGCTTCGGCACATTGCAGCAGGGGTTTTTGGAAAGTTCGAATGTCAATCTGGCGGAAGAAATGGTCAACATGATCATCGCCCAACGGAGTTATGAGATCAACTCCAAGACGATCCAGGCATCGGACGAAATGATGCAGATCGCCAACAACCTGCGCCGGTAA
- the flgF gene encoding flagellar basal-body rod protein FlgF translates to MNRAIYPILSGAVAQEKQLQVFANNLANVNTAGFKQDQQGFRGLFARAGKAGVVGATNGLISTISTRPPGPTERVFAEAHAVRTTFEPGRIRITGNPLDVAIQTDGFFEVKTPDGPAYTRNGIFSLDGQRRLVTNLGHPVMGTKGEIKVPPGNIQINTEGMIQVDGNTIGTLKVVEFPESDMPQKYTEGLFTGGKPTASVKPRLQPGHIEESNVNSLTEMVKMIQGMRSYESAQKVIQTLDHMTDTAIQDLGRVQ, encoded by the coding sequence ATGAATCGAGCCATCTATCCCATTCTTTCCGGCGCAGTCGCGCAAGAGAAACAGTTGCAGGTCTTCGCCAACAATTTGGCGAACGTCAATACGGCCGGCTTCAAGCAGGATCAGCAGGGGTTTCGTGGATTGTTTGCCCGCGCCGGAAAGGCTGGAGTCGTCGGGGCCACGAACGGCCTGATCTCGACGATCTCCACGCGTCCCCCGGGGCCGACCGAACGCGTGTTTGCAGAAGCGCATGCCGTGCGCACCACGTTTGAACCGGGTCGCATTCGCATCACCGGCAACCCGCTCGATGTGGCCATCCAGACCGACGGTTTTTTTGAAGTCAAAACCCCTGACGGTCCGGCCTACACGCGAAACGGCATTTTCTCCCTCGATGGTCAGCGCCGCTTGGTGACGAACCTTGGACATCCGGTCATGGGCACCAAAGGCGAGATCAAGGTTCCGCCGGGGAATATCCAGATCAATACGGAAGGCATGATTCAGGTCGACGGCAACACGATCGGCACCCTCAAGGTGGTCGAGTTTCCGGAATCCGACATGCCGCAGAAATACACAGAAGGTCTGTTTACCGGAGGCAAGCCGACCGCTTCGGTCAAGCCACGGCTCCAACCGGGGCACATCGAAGAATCGAACGTGAATTCACTGACCGAAATGGTGAAGATGATTCAGGGCATGCGGAGTTACGAATCGGCCCAGAAGGTGATTCAAACATTGGATCACATGACGGACACGGCCATTCAGGACCTGGGCCGGGTGCAATAG
- a CDS encoding GGDEF domain-containing protein codes for MSLLAPLSPDGGHRHGSASAHRADEAEDPRGSHSTDAARLGVMAYVMFMAGGLYWTASVGLLTVSALTAYPMMVMAGMVLSLVIFGVATWPARRSSADSGRDASMSLSYASPAHTYDAVTGLPMHRLFLSLLKQALARAEQGGRQAAILVIELAHFTPETNAYAMLNRNLMYRVQAARVKSALRTTDVVARLTETRFAVLLEQVTQAEEVLALAKKMQQTIAHPITLDEHELFLSCRIGISLSGSDGADAQALIDAAVRALERAQATGGRVDAIAGAGIVHDSASTIAA; via the coding sequence ATGAGCCTGCTCGCACCTCTTTCACCGGACGGCGGCCATCGTCACGGATCAGCGTCCGCCCACAGGGCCGACGAGGCCGAAGACCCTCGCGGGTCGCACTCCACTGATGCCGCCAGACTTGGCGTGATGGCCTATGTCATGTTCATGGCGGGCGGGTTGTATTGGACCGCCTCGGTCGGATTGCTTACGGTGTCGGCGCTGACCGCCTATCCCATGATGGTCATGGCGGGCATGGTCCTGTCGCTGGTGATTTTCGGGGTCGCCACCTGGCCCGCGCGCCGCTCATCGGCTGATTCCGGTCGTGATGCGTCGATGTCCTTGTCGTACGCGAGCCCCGCGCATACGTATGATGCGGTGACGGGGCTGCCGATGCATCGCCTATTTCTCTCTCTCCTGAAGCAGGCGTTGGCCAGAGCGGAGCAGGGGGGACGTCAGGCAGCCATTCTGGTGATCGAGCTTGCGCACTTCACACCGGAAACCAATGCCTACGCGATGCTCAATCGAAACCTCATGTATCGGGTACAGGCCGCGCGCGTGAAAAGCGCGCTGAGAACCACCGATGTGGTGGCCCGGTTGACAGAAACACGATTTGCCGTCTTGCTCGAGCAGGTGACCCAGGCGGAGGAAGTCCTGGCGCTTGCGAAGAAGATGCAACAGACGATTGCGCATCCGATCACACTCGATGAACATGAACTCTTCCTCAGTTGCCGGATCGGTATCAGCCTGTCCGGCAGCGATGGCGCCGACGCTCAGGCGTTGATCGACGCAGCCGTGCGGGCACTCGAACGCGCGCAGGCCACGGGTGGCAGGGTCGACGCGATCGCTGGCGCGGGAATAGTTCACGACTCCGCATCAACCATCGCCGCCTAG
- a CDS encoding FliA/WhiG family RNA polymerase sigma factor, with protein MTQARKPLPAVNAPRRVIQEADRERVIQEFTHVVKAMAHRLAFRLPAYMDAEDLMSVGIMGLMDAMDKYDPTREAKFKTYAEFRIRGAMLDEIRSMDWIPRSVHERITLLQKTYSELLHRLGRPPTDQEVGNELKMSQEELDEFLTRSRGAVVISLDDLGVQDADGHKIISMLTDSNQPDPLSMLVSERARHVLETAIQDLPEKERLVLSLYYFEELTMKEIGQALKVTESRVCQIHSKAILHLKARLEPVDV; from the coding sequence ATGACACAGGCTCGAAAACCCCTTCCAGCCGTAAACGCGCCGCGTCGAGTGATCCAGGAGGCGGACCGTGAACGGGTGATTCAGGAATTTACCCACGTCGTCAAAGCCATGGCCCACCGGCTCGCGTTCCGCCTGCCGGCCTACATGGACGCGGAAGACTTGATGTCCGTCGGCATCATGGGCTTGATGGATGCGATGGATAAATACGATCCGACTCGCGAGGCGAAATTCAAAACCTATGCGGAATTTCGCATCCGGGGCGCCATGCTGGACGAAATCCGATCCATGGATTGGATTCCACGCTCGGTTCATGAACGCATCACGCTGCTGCAGAAGACCTATTCCGAACTGCTCCATCGCCTTGGCCGTCCGCCGACAGATCAGGAAGTCGGCAACGAGCTCAAGATGTCGCAGGAAGAATTGGACGAGTTCCTGACCCGCTCCCGCGGCGCCGTCGTCATCAGTCTCGACGACCTGGGCGTCCAGGATGCGGATGGCCACAAGATTATCAGCATGTTGACCGACTCCAACCAGCCGGACCCGCTCTCCATGCTGGTGAGCGAGCGGGCCCGCCACGTGCTTGAAACCGCCATCCAAGATTTACCTGAGAAAGAGCGGTTGGTGTTGTCGCTCTATTACTTCGAGGAACTGACGATGAAAGAGATCGGGCAGGCGCTCAAGGTGACGGAATCACGAGTCTGCCAGATCCATTCAAAAGCCATCCTCCATCTCAAGGCCAGGCTTGAACCGGTCGATGTGTGA
- a CDS encoding MinD/ParA family protein: protein MAMQPGILDPQLRACDSGSGPSRTQVITVTSGKGGVGKSNVVANTAIALAQTGKKVLVLDADLGLGNVDILLGLTPKFTLEHVLAKTCRLEDIALTGPHGITVLPASTGISQLTVLTEAQQLILQEELERLASTMDVLLIDTGAGISSTVTYFAAAAQSIVVVVSPEPTSLTDAYALMKVLLRQYRERRFHVLVNMVKSPRDAARIYRKLEVAVSRFLHISLDYLGAIPQDDYVPMAVTQQRAVIDLFPHAPASRAFRELTEAVAQLTPPALPKGTVQFLWQQLLRSH from the coding sequence ATGGCGATGCAACCAGGAATTTTGGATCCGCAACTGAGAGCCTGTGACAGCGGGAGTGGGCCTTCCCGCACACAGGTGATCACCGTCACCAGCGGCAAAGGCGGGGTGGGAAAAAGCAACGTGGTGGCGAACACCGCGATCGCCCTGGCGCAGACCGGCAAAAAAGTCCTGGTGCTCGATGCGGATCTCGGATTGGGCAACGTCGATATCCTGCTCGGGCTGACGCCGAAATTCACGCTGGAACATGTGCTCGCCAAGACCTGCCGGCTGGAAGACATCGCACTGACCGGGCCGCACGGCATCACTGTGCTGCCTGCGAGTACCGGCATTTCGCAGTTGACGGTCCTGACCGAAGCGCAGCAGCTCATTCTACAAGAAGAATTGGAGCGACTGGCCTCGACAATGGACGTCCTCTTGATCGACACCGGCGCGGGGATTTCTTCCACCGTCACCTATTTCGCGGCGGCAGCGCAATCTATCGTGGTGGTTGTCTCTCCCGAACCGACGTCCCTCACCGATGCCTATGCGTTGATGAAAGTGTTGTTGCGCCAATACCGCGAACGCCGCTTCCATGTGCTGGTGAACATGGTGAAGTCCCCACGCGACGCGGCTCGCATCTACCGGAAGCTGGAGGTGGCGGTGAGCCGGTTTCTCCACATTTCCTTGGACTACTTGGGAGCGATTCCCCAGGACGACTATGTCCCGATGGCAGTGACACAGCAACGGGCCGTCATCGACCTGTTCCCCCACGCGCCGGCCAGCCGCGCCTTTCGGGAATTGACGGAAGCCGTGGCGCAATTGACGCCGCCGGCTCTCCCCAAGGGAACCGTCCAGTTCTTGTGGCAACAACTGTTGCGGTCGCACTGA
- the flhF gene encoding flagellar biosynthesis protein FlhF — protein sequence MKVRTFHVASMHEAIRSIKETLGPDAVILSTKRIRSWDNGFGLLGGSVLEVMAAIEDDAAIPDAAPILADTDEAPSAKIPSPSMLTEDSRFHRALQGAMEPKPEKPAFTNHPLLTPSRPVRTPAHAAAAVTSSKGQGTAFQSFQRVYEDLLAQGVEHATAEACLRELRETLVEQGASQRPSSLQLLRTVLLDRVTTAGPLLRTAGEQKIALFVGPSGVGKTSTIAKLATHYGIVEQRSVALITMDTYRPAAVEHLRLYAEVLGVELSVAASCEEAQAAIERAREAELILIDTAGFNPYEPIAAQRWRGLLNRGLPMEVHLVLAAGTRVPDLVVSTSQCVDVPSLRLLFTKLDETTGYGGIFETTHRTGIPLSYWGTGQRVPDDLVPAQVNRLGDLLLGGQVRTPGSGIKAAWESQTTSTVAPGNTTYSR from the coding sequence ATGAAGGTACGGACTTTTCACGTCGCATCAATGCATGAGGCCATTCGTTCCATCAAGGAGACGCTCGGGCCGGATGCCGTCATTTTGTCCACCAAACGCATCAGGTCCTGGGATAACGGGTTCGGTTTGCTGGGCGGATCGGTCCTGGAAGTCATGGCGGCGATTGAGGATGACGCCGCTATCCCGGACGCCGCGCCGATTCTTGCTGACACTGACGAGGCCCCATCCGCCAAAATTCCGTCGCCGTCGATGCTGACGGAGGACTCACGCTTCCATCGAGCCCTTCAGGGAGCGATGGAACCGAAGCCGGAGAAGCCGGCGTTCACCAATCATCCACTCCTGACGCCTTCACGCCCGGTTCGTACTCCTGCCCACGCTGCGGCAGCGGTCACCTCGTCGAAGGGCCAGGGCACGGCATTTCAGTCATTTCAACGGGTCTATGAAGATTTGCTCGCCCAAGGTGTCGAACATGCGACGGCCGAAGCCTGCCTGCGCGAGCTGCGGGAGACGCTGGTCGAACAGGGAGCGTCCCAACGACCGTCTTCGCTACAGCTGTTACGCACGGTGTTGCTCGATCGTGTCACCACGGCAGGGCCGCTGTTGCGGACGGCGGGGGAACAGAAGATCGCGTTATTCGTCGGTCCCAGCGGTGTCGGGAAAACGTCAACCATCGCCAAATTGGCGACACACTACGGCATCGTCGAACAGCGCAGCGTGGCTCTAATTACGATGGACACCTACCGGCCGGCCGCGGTGGAACACCTACGGCTCTATGCGGAGGTCCTGGGCGTGGAGTTGTCTGTCGCAGCGTCCTGCGAGGAGGCCCAGGCGGCGATTGAACGGGCGCGAGAGGCGGAACTGATCCTGATCGATACGGCCGGCTTCAATCCGTACGAACCGATCGCCGCACAACGCTGGAGGGGATTGCTCAATCGCGGGCTTCCCATGGAAGTCCATTTGGTGCTGGCTGCCGGCACGCGAGTGCCCGACCTCGTCGTCAGTACCAGTCAATGCGTCGATGTCCCGTCGCTGCGGCTACTGTTCACCAAGCTGGACGAGACCACCGGGTACGGCGGGATCTTCGAGACGACGCACCGCACGGGCATTCCCTTGTCGTATTGGGGAACCGGGCAGCGGGTGCCTGATGACCTGGTACCGGCGCAGGTTAACCGGTTGGGGGATCTGCTGTTGGGCGGGCAGGTACGGACGCCTGGCAGTGGCATCAAGGCTGCATGGGAGTCGCAGACCACCTCGACCGTGGCGCCGGGGAATACGACGTATTCGCGATAG